A single genomic interval of Mangifera indica cultivar Alphonso chromosome 5, CATAS_Mindica_2.1, whole genome shotgun sequence harbors:
- the LOC123217241 gene encoding microtubule-associated protein 70-1-like — translation MAEFPGDGVAVVAPEFIGGASVTTETPSAPFAVSTSFKEVGKSSSRRRVSMRPSFDADNEFITLLHGSDPVKVELNRLENEVRDKDRELGEAQAEIKALRLSERLREKAVEELTDELSKVEEKLKLAESLIESKNLEIKKINDEKKASMAAQFAAEATLRRVHAAQKDDDMPPIEAILAPLEAELKLARQEIAKLQDDNKALDRLTKSKEAALLEAERTVQVALAKASMVDDLQNKNQELMKQIEICQEENKILDKMHRQKVAEVEKLTQTVRELEEAVLAGGAAANAVRDYQRKVQEMNDERKTLDRELARAKVTANRVATVVANEWKDANDKVMPVKQWLEERRFLQGEMQQLRDKLAIMERTAKSEAQLKEKYHLRLKVLEESLRGSPNVTSRTTPEGRSVSNGSSRRQSLGGADNISKLTSNGFLSKRTPSQLRSLSSSTMLKHAKGTSKSFDGGTRSLDRGKVLLNGQFNQSCNATKDNETPNTWKGNLDDKSNNFQSGDTEDSVPGVLYDLLQKEVVSLRKAGHEKDQSLKDKDDAIEMLAKKVETLTKAMEVEAKKMRREVAAMEKEVAAMRVEKGHENRAKRFGNTKSPVSSAQLLPGRNVSRTGLTRSTQ, via the exons ATGGCGGAGTTTCCCGGCGACGGAGTTGCTGTGGTAGCGCCGGAGTTTATCGGAGGCGCTTCTGTCACGACGGAGACTCCGTCGGCGCCGTTCGCAGTGTCGACGTCTTTCAAGGAAGTAGGTAAGAGCTCCTCGAGGAGGCGAGTGTCTATGAGGCCGAGCTTCGATGCTGACAATGAGTTCATCACGTTGCTGCACGGCTCGGATCCGGTCAAGGTGGAGTTAAATCGGTTGGAGAATGAAGTCAGAG ATAAGGACAGAGAATTAGGGGAAGCGCAAGCGGAGATCAAGGCTTTGAGATTGTCGGAACGGTTAAGAGAGAAGGCTGTCGAAGAG CTTACTGATGAACTCTCGAAGGTGGAGGAGAAGCTCAAGTTAGCAGAATCTCTTATTGAAAGCAAA AATcttgaaatcaagaaaatcaatGATGAGAAGAAAGCTTCCATGGCAGCTCAGTTTGCTGCTGAAGCCACACTTCGAAGAGTTCATGCTGCTCAGAAGGATGATGATATGCCTCCAATTGAAGCTATTCTTGCTCCACTTGAGGCTGAGCTTAAACTTGCTAGGCAAGAG ATTGCAAAGCTTCAAGATGATAACAAAGCTTTAGATCGTCTAACCAAGTCCAAAGAAGCAGCATTACTTGAAGCTGAGAGGACTGTTCAGGTTGCCTTGGCTAAGGCCTCTATGGTAGATGATCTCCAAAACAAAAACCAAGAGTTAATGAAACAGATAGAAATTTGCCAG gaagaaaacaaaattttggacAAGATGCATCGACAAAAGGTTGCAGAGGTTGAAAAGCTTACCCAGACTGTACGTGAGCTTGAAGAGGCTGTTCTTGCTGGTGGTGCAGCAGCTAATGCTGTGAGGGACTACCAGAGGAAAGTTCAGGAGATGAAT GATGAAAGGAAAACTCTGGACAGGGAGTTGGCTCGTGCAAAGGTAACTGCAAACAGGGTGGCCACAGTTGTAGCCAATGAATGGAAAGATGCTAATGACAAAGTGATGCCTGTGAAACAATGGCTTGAGGAACGGAGATTCTTGCAG GGAGAAATGCAGCAACTTCGTGACAAGCTTGCTATCATGGAGCGAACTGCCAAGTCTGAAGCACAGTTGAAA GAAAAGTATCATCTGCGGCTCAAAGTGCTAGAGGAGAGTTTGAGAGGATCTCCAAATGTTACTAGTCGCACTACACCTGAGGGAAGAAGTGTCAGCAATGGGTCTTCTCGTCGTCAGTCACTGGGTGGAGCTGATAACATCTCAAAGCTGACCTCGAATGGCTTTTTGTCAAAAAGAACACCATCTCAGTTGAGGTCATTGTCTTCTAGTACAATGTTGAAGCACGCTAAAGGAACATCAAAATCATTTGATGGAGGCACAAGATCATTAGACAGGGGTAAAGTGCTTTTAAATGGACAATTCAATCAGTCTTGCAATGCAACCAAGGACAATGAAACACCTAATACTTGGAAAGGAAATCTGGACGATAAGTCCAACAATTTCCAGTCAGGTGATACTGAGGATAGTGTTCCCGGAGTCTTGTATGATTTGCTGCAGAAAGAGGTCGTATCTTTGAGGAAGGCTGGCCATGAGAAAGATCAAAGCCTCAAAGATAAGGATGATGCTATTGAG ATGTTAGCAAAGAAAGTAGAGACATTAACTAAGGCAATGGAGGTTGAGGCAAAGAAGATGAGAAGGGAAGTAGCTGCAATGGAGAAGGAGGTAGCTGCTATGCGTGTGGAGAAAGGACATGAAAATAGGGCTAAGCGGTTTGGTAATACCAAGAGCCCTGTCAGCAGTGCTCAGCTGCTTCCTGGAAG AAATGTTTCACGAACTGGGTTAACACGCAGTACACAATGA